The Galactobacillus timonensis genome has a segment encoding these proteins:
- the ispD gene encoding 2-C-methyl-D-erythritol 4-phosphate cytidylyltransferase: MNYSAIIVAAGSGTRMHLGYNKVYYRFRDGRTILEHTISVFAADDDCRQMIVVSEPETFHKEIVLNDPRISVVAGGSSRQESVSHGLALAKEDVVLVHDGARPFLSRECLERIKKAMETEQAACLMVPVKDTIKRVEEGKIVETYPRQLLYAAQTPQAFRTDLLRQCMEEALKNGFTGTDDCSLVEHFRRDITIRAVEGSYENRKITTPEDL, translated from the coding sequence ATGAATTACAGCGCAATCATTGTTGCGGCGGGCAGCGGAACCCGCATGCACCTGGGATATAACAAGGTTTATTACCGCTTCAGGGATGGCAGAACAATTCTGGAACATACGATATCTGTATTTGCGGCAGATGACGACTGCCGGCAGATGATCGTTGTCAGCGAGCCTGAGACGTTCCATAAAGAAATAGTGCTCAACGATCCCCGCATCAGCGTCGTGGCCGGGGGATCCAGCAGGCAGGAATCGGTATCGCATGGCCTTGCTCTGGCGAAGGAAGATGTTGTCCTTGTCCATGATGGTGCGCGTCCGTTTCTGTCGAGGGAATGTCTGGAACGGATCAAGAAGGCGATGGAAACGGAACAGGCCGCCTGCCTCATGGTTCCGGTCAAGGATACAATCAAGCGCGTCGAAGAGGGGAAGATTGTTGAAACCTATCCGCGCCAGCTTCTCTATGCGGCGCAGACGCCGCAGGCCTTTCGAACGGATCTGCTGCGGCAGTGCATGGAAGAGGCTCTGAAGAACGGTTTTACGGGAACAGATGACTGTTCACTGGTGGAACACTTCCGTCGTGATATTACGATCCGGGCGGTGGAAGGCAGCTATGAAAACCGCAAGATCACAACGCCCGAGGATCTTTGA
- a CDS encoding aminotransferase class IV, which yields MDEIRIPMQDRAMFFGDGVYDVTFANNGRLFAMEDHLDRFYNSCRMMRIDYPLNREELTAEIQRCVDAPETGNRPSTGNRAAATVPVTMCSRIPPANRRC from the coding sequence GTGGATGAGATCCGGATCCCGATGCAGGATCGTGCCATGTTTTTCGGTGACGGCGTCTATGATGTAACCTTTGCCAATAATGGCAGACTCTTTGCGATGGAGGATCACCTGGACCGTTTCTACAACTCGTGCCGGATGATGCGGATTGATTATCCGCTGAACCGGGAAGAGCTTACAGCAGAAATTCAGAGATGCGTTGACGCGCCGGAAACGGGGAACAGGCCATCTACTGGCAATCGAGCCGCGGCAACTGTGCCCGTAACCATGTGTTCCCGGATCCCTCCAGCAAACCGACGCTGCTGA
- a CDS encoding tetratricopeptide repeat protein produces MAQSKNNRKPKVYYSRLSDDEAAALLGKAEVDEAVFPDTYDIIQDAIDPGDGSLDEDPYVIALDLMDADPYEIMDRNIFLFVERVLSDAVQFDNDFEACFYLGNLYFDGHYGNQDYEKAFAAYEKAAENSIPDGAAMYAWCLYFGLGTKKDPAKAFPLIVKQATAMKDPNALYLLAEMYWDGVYVDKDPAAAFAINMDLMQQLGDEDSDELPPLCATGTLLRIGSYVLNEGYWDLALTCFQKAEFLCYQRLERGDHAFEPQLRKAQEGIDLAEQGMETSIHLRHPSSSRKH; encoded by the coding sequence ATGGCACAATCCAAAAACAACCGTAAACCGAAGGTTTATTATTCACGTCTCAGCGACGATGAAGCGGCGGCGCTGCTTGGCAAGGCGGAAGTCGACGAAGCTGTTTTCCCCGATACCTATGACATCATTCAGGATGCCATCGATCCAGGGGACGGCAGTCTGGATGAGGATCCCTATGTTATTGCCCTGGATCTGATGGATGCCGATCCCTACGAGATCATGGACAGGAATATCTTCCTCTTTGTGGAACGGGTGCTGTCGGATGCCGTTCAGTTTGATAATGACTTTGAGGCCTGCTTCTATCTTGGCAATCTGTACTTTGATGGCCACTATGGAAACCAGGACTATGAAAAGGCATTTGCGGCCTACGAAAAGGCTGCGGAAAACAGCATTCCCGACGGCGCCGCCATGTACGCATGGTGCCTGTATTTCGGCCTGGGCACAAAAAAGGATCCGGCAAAGGCATTCCCGCTGATCGTCAAGCAGGCCACGGCCATGAAGGATCCCAACGCACTCTATCTGCTGGCGGAAATGTACTGGGATGGCGTATATGTGGACAAGGATCCGGCAGCCGCCTTTGCCATTAACATGGATCTGATGCAGCAGTTGGGCGACGAAGATTCCGACGAGCTGCCTCCGCTCTGCGCCACCGGAACACTGCTGCGGATCGGCAGCTATGTTCTGAATGAAGGCTATTGGGATCTGGCCCTCACCTGTTTCCAGAAAGCAGAGTTTCTCTGCTATCAGCGTCTGGAACGCGGCGACCACGCCTTTGAGCCGCAGCTTCGTAAAGCGCAGGAAGGCATCGATCTGGCAGAGCAGGGAATGGAGACGTCGATCCATCTGCGCCATCCTTCCTCCTCTAGAAAGCACTGA
- a CDS encoding COG2426 family protein, with product MESFLEWWYSGIGAHISRELSVMIVSMLPLIEERGGLILAGPGFLNLPIAAGIFWSVLGNIIPIPFILFFIKKLLHWMADHRMGKLARWIEEKAQKNKPKIEKYGFWGLALFVGIPLPGTGAWTGSLVAALFDMDLKKASISILIGIALAAVIMTALSYGLIGSLVG from the coding sequence ATGGAAAGTTTTCTTGAATGGTGGTACAGCGGCATCGGGGCACACATTTCCCGCGAACTTTCGGTCATGATCGTATCGATGCTGCCGCTGATTGAGGAGCGCGGAGGATTGATTCTGGCGGGGCCGGGCTTTCTGAATCTGCCGATCGCTGCCGGCATCTTCTGGTCGGTGCTCGGCAACATCATTCCGATTCCCTTCATTCTCTTCTTTATCAAGAAGCTGCTGCACTGGATGGCAGATCACCGTATGGGAAAACTTGCCCGCTGGATTGAAGAAAAGGCGCAGAAGAACAAACCGAAGATCGAGAAATACGGCTTCTGGGGGCTGGCTCTGTTTGTCGGCATACCGCTGCCGGGCACCGGTGCCTGGACAGGTTCTCTGGTTGCCGCCCTCTTCGATATGGATCTGAAGAAGGCAAGCATCTCGATTCTGATCGGCATCGCTCTGGCAGCTGTCATCATGACGGCGCTGAGCTACGGACTGATCGGTTCGCTGGTTGGCTGA
- a CDS encoding ComF family protein, producing the protein MHKTGCLMCGKEQENDTLLRLLFSDDPICGECRSQWQKHRKREMLDDIPMEALWQYNGAFSSCLLQFKELHDEALKDVFLYPFVNRLRHRYRGYTLLLMPSSREKQEERGFSHLKEMFECLHLPMLEPFIKESSRVQKALGRKGRMEMEHSILRRKEIELPKKILLVDDVCTTGSTLRGALHTLKKEDHTVRILTAAIVSDPHAALSSGVMKD; encoded by the coding sequence ATGCACAAAACAGGATGTCTGATGTGTGGCAAAGAACAGGAAAATGATACCCTCCTGCGCCTGCTGTTTTCCGATGATCCGATCTGCGGAGAATGCCGCAGCCAATGGCAGAAACACCGGAAAAGAGAAATGCTGGATGACATACCGATGGAAGCCCTGTGGCAGTACAACGGCGCCTTTTCTTCGTGCCTGCTGCAGTTTAAGGAACTGCACGACGAAGCTCTGAAAGATGTGTTTCTCTATCCCTTTGTAAACAGGCTCCGTCACAGATACAGGGGCTATACCCTTCTTCTGATGCCAAGTTCCAGAGAAAAACAGGAGGAACGCGGCTTCTCTCATCTGAAGGAAATGTTTGAGTGCCTTCATCTTCCGATGCTGGAGCCGTTCATCAAAGAAAGCAGCCGGGTTCAGAAAGCACTGGGACGCAAAGGCAGAATGGAAATGGAACATTCCATCCTTCGCAGAAAAGAGATCGAGCTACCCAAGAAGATTCTGCTCGTCGATGATGTATGCACCACCGGTTCAACGCTGCGGGGTGCTCTGCATACGCTGAAAAAAGAAGATCACACGGTCCGTATCCTGACGGCTGCGATCGTCAGTGATCCGCACGCAGCCTTGTCTTCCGGTGTCATGAAAGATTGA